TCTCTGAAGAAACAATATGTAAACTGAGGTCTGAGGGGTAAGTAGATAAGAGTATTCCAAAGGAAATACTCCAAAGAACATTCCAAATTCTAAGGAAAAGATAGGGGTGAAGGTGGCCAAGCCTCTCCCAGGCAGGGGCTCTGACTGGTGAAGGCCTGCTTAAAAGACCACTTAAGAGAACAGAGCAGAGGGTTAGATCTCATGGCGCCAAGGACAAGAATAGCTAGAGACTGGGATGACTGGCAACCATTTAgaggtcagttgtgtccgactcttctcgagcccatggactatacagtcaggccagaatgctggagtgagtagcctatcccttctccaagggatcttcccaactcagggatcaaacccaggtctcccgcattgctggcgaattctttaccagctgagccacaagggaagcccaagaatactggagtgggtagcctatcccttctccaggggatcttcccgacccagggattgaaccggggtctcctgcattgcaggcggaatctttaccaactgagctatcagggaagcccctgtagatTCCATAGGATTTGGTCACGGAACAGATGTTCAGGAGCTGCGAAGAGGGCGATGTCGAGGATGATTTCCAGGTGTTTGGCAAGAGCAACGGTGGGGTGGGTGGTGGCACAGTGATCTGAGACGGGGGTCACTGGAGGAAGAGCAGGGTGAGGTGGGGATGGTTAAGTCAGTTTTGAACTTGctgagtttaaaatatatatgcgcCAACCAAGTGGCGGTACAGTTAACAGATATGAGGCTCTGGAGCTCAGAATACATCTCTAAGCTAAAGATACAAATTCTGGAGAAAGCACAGGGTGTAAAGAAAAGTCCTGAACACACATCTAGGGATACCGGACTGCAGCAGAACCTGCCTGAGCAATCAGGGGAAACCAGGAAAGTGTTACCACCACGCAGACGAGGGAGCAAGAGCTCCACTCTTTCTTCGAAACCTTCAAAAACGTCTCATGATTCCCTCGTTCTCCAAACGCACACACAAGGGAAAGGTGCAGGGAGCCCGGTGGAGCCTGGCAGTCGAAGGTCGTCGGGGGGTGGTTTCCCTCCGGCCCTACCGGGAGGGGCCACGCCAAGGACGAAAAGGCGCAGATCAAGGCCCGGACCACCGGTCCCCGGCAGGCCCAGTTCTTTCAAGGGCCGCAAAGCCCCACTCGCAGGCAGCTAGTGAGGTCGGAGATGACCACGTAAGAGTCGGTGGCGAGCGGGCGGAGGGGAAACTCACCATATCAGCTACGCGGTGCCGACAGCAACACCAAAGCCCGCCCACCGCGCAGGAAGCTGGCTCGGAAGTGGTCCCGTCGGCGGTCGGGATTTGGGAAGGCCGACTACCTTTCCCAACATGCCCTGCGGTGTGCGTCACGGGGCGTACCACCATGCCAGATCTCGCGGGGGGAtaagggggcggggagcggaaGTCCTAACGAAAGATGGATGCAGGTCCTCCCCACCCTCTTGACGTCTTTCTGTCTGTGTCTTCCTCGATCCGGATGCGAACCCTCCACCTAGCCTCCTGCAACGTTCTTTCTCGGAATGGATTCTCCCGTAGCCGGGGCAACGCGCCGCAGACGGTCTCCGTGGCTCCGCGAGCGTGCGGACAGGCTGCGTGGCGAGGTACAGCGCGGGAATCGCTCGCGCTTCGTGGCGCTGGTCGCTCCTTCAGCCAGGCTCGGACTGGAGCTGGGACAGTCTGATCTCTGATCTTTGTACCCTTCTCCCAGGTGACTTGGTACTCTCAGCCATCAGGTACTGTCTTTTAGATACCTGGCTACTCTGAACCTCCGTTTccacaatgggacatcatttccCCCAAAAGTTTTCTGTCCCTCCTTCATCCCCTAGGGCACTTTATCCATAACTTTGGAAGGGTACTTGCCGTGTTCCACTGTGTTATGCTTTATTGTCTTCTTTAAAAGTATAAGCTCCCTAACAGCAGTATCTATGCCTTTTAAAATCTCAGTTTTATAACTTCTACCAGCAAGCTCTACTCAGAGGAAGGTTTTGCAAAAcgttaaataaatgaatcaaatatTTTCCCAGTGCTGCTCAAAAAAAGTTACGTAGTGGAAGAATTCAAGGCAAAAACTCCCCTTTTGTTCCCTTTACTTTCTTCCCTCTGTGTCACACTTCGTTGGGTGGTTCCTGTCTTCCTGGAGCCCACAGTTTAGTGAGGGAAAACAGCAGTTAATTCAAGATCCCTACAAGGTGAATGTAAAATAACCCAATATAAAAGAAACATCCATGATCAGGGCTTGGAGAGGGAAGTACTTGGCGCTATGATGGAGTGAATTAAGGAAGTGAAGAATGAGCTAAACAATCAGAAGGATCAGTATTTATTGAGGAAAGAAAGGGGTAGGCACAGTGAAGTACCTGCCGAAAGTGAAACAGTGTGTGCTAGTGTCCTGTGGTTGGAGAGAGGCCGACTTGAGAACTGAAAGACAATTGGAGCTTAGGTTCCAGGGAGAGGGGTTCCCATGGTGACAGATGAGGGTGATAGTGGCCTTATGAGCCATTTAAAGGATTTGAGCCCCTGTAGCAGCACAGAAAGACTCTAAGGTTGCAGTGGAGATGGAGCCTTGAAACATGGAACAAATCGAATTAGTGCCCTCCAACTGACTGACTTTTAGTTTTAAGGCATAGGTGATCAGAGGTAGGATGGcatggaagagaagaggatgagcCACAAATTCAAATAGGCAATCCTGTTACTGTCATTGAAACAGTCTACTCTAAATTCAAGGCAGAAGTTCCTTACCTTGGATTATAAACTGGGAAGTGTAAGCCAATGTTTGTTTTATTCAGCAATTTATGTGTCCAGTACCTAGATCTAGTTGGTGCTTCAAAAATGTTACCATGAAATGGAGGCAAGTATTCTTAGCTCTTTGGTCCAACTTTTTAGAACATGTCTAATTAAAGGAAACATCCGAATACGTAGTTGCGTATTTAGAGTGATATTTCAAGAACTCATAGTTGCAGTCTGCTCTTTAGCAAATACTCTGAACTCCTTGTGGATTTTTGTTTTGCTGTCCTTCATGTTTATCTTGCTTAGTCAATTGTCCCCCCTTCCTATCCCTGTTGTGAACTGATTTCACCAAGTGTCACATTTGTTATATACATTTAAACTTGAAAAAATTCAAGAACTATAGGGTAATGCCTGGGTGTGTTGTGCATTCTGTAAAAGTAAATCGTAATTTTTAATACAAGGGACAATGTAGTATTAGATAGAAGGGTTTAAACTAAAAATGACTGCCTTATATAATTAAGATCTTTCAGTCAACTTTGAACTTCTCAAAAGAAGGATGTTGTTTATACAGTATTTATACCACACTGTACCATCATAATATTACTATTTGTGACAGATGAACGGCAGTGCCACAGATAAACATTTCTTTGTAATTTGTGGATACTTCAGCTGGAGACTCAAGGGGAGGAACAATCTCCATTATTCCCCCTCGGCCCCACAAAGTAGATTCTTCCCCCATATAGTTGGGGCTATTGTTTTATGATGGAACTATGTGCATGTTAACTCTCagactgaaaatattttggatTGAAAGTTAGAATCAGCTTTTCTGTAAATTTTCTCCTGTATTTTTCAGTGTAGAGTAGAATTTTGTTATAGAAGTAGCACTAAGAAGCCCGCTGAAGTCACCAACATTGAGCACACGGCCCCCAAGGAGCAGCCATGCCTTCGGAAGGAGGGAAAACTGATTTGGAGAGGATTGGCCTCTTCAGTGAGATGGAATATATTACTGTGGGCGATAAATATGTGTCACAGTTTAATCGTAAGTATAATTTGGTTTTCTTTGCAGCCTAAGAGTGGATGTTTCCTctataaaattttgattttaatgTTAAATGATCTTTTTGAATGGTCTGTATTTTAAAGCTTTAGGTATAAAGTTGAAAACACCTGTGAAATTTCAACAGCGGTAAGAGAGAGCTTTTTTTTTGTAAGATCAGGAAGCTCATTTTCTTGCACTATCCTACCTTCACATATTCTCCTCATAggtatttgtatttgttttcaaGGTGCATGGCAGTTTTCTCccagaatatttattttgtttgttgttgtctagtcgctaaggttgtgttcgactcttttgcaagcccatggactgtagccctccaggctcctctgttcatgggatttctcagacaagagtactggagtgagttgccatttccttctccagggaatcttctggacccaggaatcgccCCAATCTCCTGtcgctcctgcattggcaggcagattctttatcactggcgccccacctggaaagcccaaaaagGGAATCACAACCACGGAGGGACTGAACcattggcttttcttttttaagttgagaCACCCTACTATACAAATAGCATTTACATTTACATCTAAAATGGCCATCCATGATCACTTTCTTGAAAATGAAGTGCCAAATAAATACCTGAGAGATTTTTAGAAGAgtcataaataaaacaataaaaaagaatacactGATATGGAACATCTCtaagataaattattaaaaaggcAAGATGCAAACAGTTTCCTATGGGAAAGTATTGGATTCAGTGACCTGTAAGGCCTCTTCCCGCTCTCAGATTCAGAGTTTAAGAGGATCTCAAtctaattattaaaatgttttaatgggAATGCCTTAGTTCTTATTGTCAGTGAAGCCTTTGATACGGATCTTTCAGTGACCATTTTGAAACAGCATTTAAGAGCTCAAAATTCATTGGCTCAAATCACATTTTGAAACTTTGTTGCCTGGTGTTCTAGTGGCAAGGATCAGGaaagttttctgttatttttcatgTCCTTTTATTAATGGTGAGCTCAAAATTGTGATATTCCTATTTTATCTTTAAAGGACCCTTTAATGAAGCTGCAAGCAAAAATAGACAGATTCTACCTGGGGGATCCAAAGAAATGTCCAATCTCCAGGCAGGTTATTTTGATCCCCATTTTGTAAGGATTTTTGAAGGTGAAGGCTATGTCAATCCGAATCAAGTGAGGAGACGGCACATGATGGAAGAAGCCAAAAAAAATCTAAGCAAAGCCTTCCTCCCTAGCAGTGGAGAGAAAAAGCCGTAAGTATTAAGGAGAAAATCTTAAATCTATCTCCTGCATCACTCTCTTTCCTCCAACCTaagttgttgatttttctgtCGGACTGACTTATGTAtgactcattttttaaagtgtgacTTTTTAGGTTGAGTTTATCTTAGATGGAGACAATTATATTGGGTGATTTAAGTTGCGGGGTAATTGATTAAGTAGATTCTCATTGTCACATTAAGTTTTTAATCATCTATGTCACTATTCTCTATCAGTTTATACTAATAAAGCCAACTAAATAATGAATATAAGTTTTAGTTGAAAATCTTAACAATAGTcagactataaaaaaaaattgccttggGTCATCATGTCTGTGGCCTTGactattttttctgctttttaaagctttaaaaaagtataaataaaaaatgtgaaattaggagaaatcttttaatcttttttgggtaaaaaggataattttttttctttgttttttttattagttggaggctaattacttcacaacatttcagtgggttttgtcatacattgacatgaatcagccatagagttacacgtattccccatcccgatccccccctcccacctccctctccacccgatttctctgggtccttccagtgcaccaggcccgagcacttgtctcatgcatcccacctgggctggtgatctgtttcactatagatgatatacatgctattctttcgaaacatcccaccctcgccttctcccccagagttcaaaagtctgttctgtacatctgtgtctctttttctgttttgcatatagggttatcattaccatctttctaaattccatatatatgtgttagtatgctgtaatgttctttatctttctggcttacttcactctataatgggctccagtttcatccatctcattagaactgattcaaatgaattctttttaacagctgagtaatattccatggtgtatatgtaccacagcttccttatccattcgtctgctgatgggcatctaggttgcttccatgtcctggctattataaacagtgctgcgatgaacactggggtgcacgtgtctctttcagatctggtttcctcagtgtgtatgcccaggagtgggattgctgggtcatatggcagttctatttccagttttaaaaaggaTAATTTATCGAAGGTACATTGTTTAAAAATCATGATGAAGTTACATGTAGGGAATCAGTATTTTAGTTGTAAAAATTATcaagatgagtttttttttttaacctttaaattcttaaacagataaaATGATACAATCTATGTGATTATAATATAGCTGGGTTTTATAATATGTTAATTCACACTCAATAACATTGACTCTTAATCTAGAGTTTATGACAGATGAGGATTggctgaaaaataattttgtgcttATTTGTGATTTTGAGATTAGTAAAGCTTCAGTCTTCCAAGTTAAATTGTCTTTATTAAGAGTGGAGAAtgtcttcttttctgttattATAGTTTATCTTTTCCTACCTTTGTATACTTTGGAGAAGTTTgaactatttattattatttatattaatttatattaattatattattatatatttattattattactactactacttTTTTTGGGatttcttacttttcttcttAGATGTAAATTCCCATGTGTATCTTTGGGGCtggtactttatttctttttcatgtaacatACGTATTTTATCCTTTAAACAACTTTTTTCCTGTTCAACTTTCCCATCCCCtggaactaatataatattgtcaaTAAACTATGcttaaataaaaactaattttagaaAAAACATAGTAGAACAACACACACAAGGGTCTATTTATTCTTATGATTAACTGAACTAATGTAAACTCTTCTAACCTCCTAGAGATTGCTAAGTTTTGTTTATGTAGAacatttaaaatggaatttttgaCTTTGAATAATAggaaaaattagattaaaaaaataacaacaacaacaacaaaaataacaaaagagtttttttttttttccttaccaaaGTTAGGCACGTCAAATCTACTGCGTATATTTTGCTCCTCTTTTGgtgatattttattaattttggtaAAATATGTATAACACGAAGTTCACTATTTTACCTTGCTTCTCTTTGTTCTTGCTACACTTATTTAAGCTGTGGATTAGGAAGTTACTATGGAACCATAGGTGGACCAGTCCCATTTTTCAGTGCACAGTCTAAACCCAAAGAAAAAtatgagccacctggaaagaatTTATACACAAACCCAGGAAAGAAAGGAACTGGATATGGGTAAGGGATGTCAGTCCTTTCATAtcatttgttttgaatttaaaaagtgtaATTTCTGAACCCTGAAGTCATCgtcatcattttctttccttagctATGCAAACGTTACCATAGGTAAGCAGTTTTCACACTCTTCTGACCTCTACGATGCGGCAAAGCTAATTAACAAGGTAAAAGGATCTCTTGTAGCTTCTTTCAGTCTTTCTCTTATTTAGTTGACTTAGAGAATTCACTTGTGATCCAGTTAGGGTTTATTTTGGTTTACCTGTTTGTATTATGTGGGCAATGGCAGATTGATGTTTAGAAATTGTGATAATTTTACCGTTTTGATTTTAAGATTCCCTGGATGAGCTTTAATTCCTGCTATAGTTTATCTTCTATCTCTCTTAGCTAGCTGTGAGACTTCTGTCTGCATGGCCTGATTAATAGAGCCTGTCTGCTCTGTTTTGATTCTAAGCATTGTATCCTAATCCTTAGCTGTATTCCCAACATACCCTAATATTTTGTGCCTAAGAAAGTAGTGGTAGTCCTTTTGGGCTGATCAGGCTATTATGGTGAGTGAACAGAATGGAAGAGtgttggggagaagggaggaagtggAGACTAGAGAAGGAtacaagtttttaaatttttgtttttttcagcatGCAGTCTTCAATACTTTTGGCTGTGGTGACTTTAAATGGCAGTGAGAtagatggaggagggcatggcaacactccaatattcttgcctgaagaatcccatggatagaggagcctagcgggctataacccatagggtcgcacagagtcggacatgactgaagtgatttagcacgcatgcatgcacgcacgagATAGAAGGATAGTTGCCAGTTTTGCAAATGGGCATGTCCAAACCCAGGAAAAGTTTTCTACTAAATTGAGCAGAAACCTTGGTCATTTGAAAATAGTCATTTCTTGTTTCTGTGTATGAACTCTTcactttatataaaattctatgtAAACTACTTTTTACATAGGATAGAATAATACATAATATTCTATAGGAATGATAATAcctaatatataaatacatacaaggcagttttttttttttacaaggcaGTTTTATCAATAGCTTAGTAATTGGTCTTTCATCCTAAGTTTATGGATATAAGATACTTTCCTTTCTttagaataaaacattttcattctgcATTTAGAACTATTCATAAGAATAGTTCTTATGAATAGAACTTACTATTCATAAGTCAGAAATTTTATGTCCctgaattttctaaaataatattgtaacataAAAGTGTTATAATGTAAAAAGTAAGTGTTCCTTGTTCTTAGGAGAAAAGCTGACATTTTTTTGAaggcctaccatgtgccaggtactttGAACACATAATCACGTTTAATCTTTATCATAGCATAAAGGGTCTGGGGGATGTTATGATCATCATTTATCATTGAAGAAAATGTGACATTTAAAGGGTCAGTAGCCTTCCCAGTGTCCCTGGAAAATGCTGGAAAGCGGGAAGGAGTTAGGGTTTGAGCTagaaactgatttttatttttaattcattttatcatATTATAGATAGTTAATAAAGATTTGCTCAAgtgatatatctatatacatcaaataaatttatattcaaGATGAACAATCATAGCTCTGCTTTTTCCTAGGCAAGCATATCTTTTGTATCATAAAAATAGAACATAACaaaggaatgttttaaaaaagtgaacccagcagtatatacttaaaaaatttacatgcttatattaaaatttaaagttaaattaaCTTTACGTTACTTCCAGTGTTGAGTAAGTTTTGCTATCTAATATAATTTCAAACTCCTTAATTTACAGAAAGAGAATGAAGAACACCATCGTTTACTCAAAGGGACAGCTTTCAAATTAAATCTTTACCCAAGGGAATATTTTGATGCCAATCCTTACATGTCTGAGGAACCTTTACCACCAATTAAAaaagtagagaagaaagaaatagttGGAAACCCTTTTAAGCCCTCTTCTCCTGGTAAAAAGGTAAGTTAAAGTTTttagaatgaaaaaatattaagtatCATAAGGAAATGTTGCCTCTTGctgtcatattattttttttcccatttgtttatattcatGCCATGAATCATGGAACCCGTTTTGATGAAATTATGAAAAGTCATAGCGTGTGGATACCATAAGGAATAATGATGCCCTTATGAAATAATTATTACTCATCTCTAAAGTATTTTAATTTACAATGAATTTTCTAAGCACCTGTCTAGACCTTAGGTATAGTTTTTCTCAAAACCATAAAGAGTCAGACCATCTTTAGTTTTTGAAGGGTGATTAAAATGAACTGTCTCCCTTCTGCTGAGGTTTACAAGTGTGAATAAAAATCAAAATCTTTCTTACAGTTTATAGACTTAGTTTataccttggttttttttttttttttctgtgaattgtGTATTCCTTTTACTTGCAGATGTTCTATTAagacatttgtctttttcatatTGATCTGtaaaatcttttcatatattaaggatattgttttatcatttgtgttgaaaataatttttctagtcAAAGATTCATCTTTGACTTTGGTTATAGTATTCTGTGCTATTCAGAAATACCAATAATGATATATCATTAATATAAGCTTTATAATgataaaatcatataaaataactattttatcAGTCCTCTGTGCTGAGTTTATGTCATTCTCAGAATATCTTTCCTTCCCAGCAATGTTAGTGAAATATGCATTCTTGATTTCTTTTAACTAGTCTTATCcttttgcatttaaattttcaTCTGGAATATATTTTGATGGAAAGAACAAGGCAAGGATCCAgcttttatctttttcaaaattcagttttatGGACAGAAGGATGCTTTGAGGGGAGGATGTGTTCCATATCTTGATTGCCTTTGTGGTTTCAAGGGTGTATCAGTtagtcagtttagtcgctcagtcgtgtccgactctttgcgaccccatggactgcagcacgccaggccttcctgtccatcaccaactcccggagtttacccagactcatgtccattgagtcagtgatgccatccaaccatctcatcctctgtcgtccccttctcctcctgccctcaatctttccaaacatcagggtcttttcaaatgagtcagctcttcgcatcaggttggccaaagtattggagtttcagcttcaacatcagtcttccaatgaacacccaggactgatctcctttaggatggactggttggatctccttgcagtccaagggactctcaagagtcttctccaacaccacagttcaaaagcatcaattctttggttctcagctttcttcatagtccaactcacatccatacatgactactggaaaaaccacatctgTCAAAACTCACAGAATCTGTAAACCTAAAGTGGGTGCAGCTTATTATACTTAGACTtaagtaaaattgttttttaaagagcCAGTTGTTCCTGATCTCACAGATAGAATAATTAGCACCCCTGTTTTGAAATGCCACTTTATCAAATCAAAATTcccatttttagtgttttttccccctgaatcttCATTCTATTTCATTGATGTTTATTTCTACCAGTACCAAACTACTTTTAATTATTATTGCATTTTAATATTGGGTGGTCTAGTCTCTTCTTCTTATTCTTTAAATACGTTTATATGactgttttccagtagtcattatgcAGAACTTTGGAATTATTTTGTGAAGTTGTGGGGAAAAAAGACCTTTGGTGTTTTGCTCTAAAATGAGATCTTTAGATTTTAGCTTGTATTAGGATTTTTATACTTTGAACCTTCTTATCTAGAATTAAGCTACTTACAGAAACCTTTATTTGTCTTGtggatttttatgttttatttcacgTAGATTTATGTATcatgtttattcttattttaaggtCCTGGTCAATAGTTTCTTTTCCCCATCAGTCCCCTTATATTATTTGTTCTTATTAAaacatctgatttttttaaagtaactggcactttattaaattttatattctaaTGGGTATTTCATTGATTCTCTTTGGATCTTTAGATATATGATTATATTATCTGCAAATAATTTTGCACCTTCCTTTCcagtatttctctctctcatgtcATGCTTGTGCCCAATGTTTAGACATGATATGGGGATTGTGGAAATAACCTCTAgcattcatgtttaaaaaaataagactaaaTCAGGAATGTTTGTAGAATTATGTTGAATGTTTTGGTATAATCTATCTAgatcatctttgtttttctctttgaaaatttaaaagacttctCATAGTAAGTGTTCTCAGCTTAATTTCTTACATGATGCCCATCTATTTTCTGTAGGTGTCCTCTCTTTGAGTCACTTtgacaatatttttctttgagaaCCATTCATTTAATTCAGGTTTTCAAATGTGTCAATGTAGGGGTGTAAAAAAatattatcttacagttttttatattccatatatgtaTAGATTTCTTCCACCTATTTCTCAATCTTTATAATATAGATttacctgtttattttttaagcatcATCTGGTGAGTTGGTTTACTTACCacatatattttcccattttctatTCATCTGTTTTGCTTTTACATCAGTTAACTAATCAGTTGTATTTTCTTTAGATTCcttattatttgttgcttttaaaataatccaTGTGTCTCAATCTTGATAACTTGAAAAATTACAACCCTATCTTTCAAATGAATCACATTTTTTCGTATATCTGGCTTAGACACTGTAAGAGAAAGGATGCCTAATTAAATGGGTTATTGTGATTGAATAGAGTTTTCTTGGTGACCATATATAATATGAGGAAAATCCTGTTAATATGTATCAGTTTAAAATGTCAAAGCAAatgtttgttttgcatataggtcaAAAATGATTGACTTCTTTTAATAGATTATAAGAAAAGTACAGTGTATCGTCCAGTTACTTCTCAGTATCTATGGGGGATTGGTTTCGAGACCACTGTCCCCTACCCCCAGAATACCAAAATTCAAGGATGCTCAGGTCCCTTACATAAAATGGCTTAGTATTTACATGTAACCTTTGCACATCCTCCTGTATAATGTAAATCACCTCTAGATTACTTACAATATCGAATACAATGccaatgctatgtaaatagtttgcTG
This portion of the Muntiacus reevesi chromosome 10, mMunRee1.1, whole genome shotgun sequence genome encodes:
- the CFAP96 gene encoding cilia-and flagella-associated protein 96 isoform X1, yielding MPSEGGKTDLERIGLFSEMEYITVGDKYVSQFNRPFNEAASKNRQILPGGSKEMSNLQAGYFDPHFVRIFEGEGYVNPNQVRRRHMMEEAKKNLSKAFLPSSGEKKPCGLGSYYGTIGGPVPFFSAQSKPKEKYEPPGKNLYTNPGKKGTGYGYANVTIGKQFSHSSDLYDAAKLINKKENEEHHRLLKGTAFKLNLYPREYFDANPYMSEEPLPPIKKVEKKEIVGNPFKPSSPGKKAGGMKAGTFDPYPSHSVDPYMVKLKGPSGRSAKVFHPPGGPKSRPIESIMALNVKRALNTKNYKTASVQSY
- the CFAP96 gene encoding cilia-and flagella-associated protein 96 isoform X2 gives rise to the protein MPSEGGKTDLERIGLFSEMEYITVGDKYVSQFNRPFNEAASKNRQILPGGSKEMSNLQAGYFDPHFVRIFEGEGYVNPNQVRRRHMMEEAKKNLSKAFLPSSGEKKPCGLGSYYGTIGGPVPFFSAQSKPKEKYEPPGKNLYTNPGKKGTGYGYANVTIGKQFSHSSDLYDAAKLINKKENEEHHRLLKGTAFKLNLYPREYFDANPYMSEEPLPPIKKVEKKEIVGNPFKPSSPGKKGTKYKELQDCFSTVLLASGRQITLQVLTSKNSLSSAHYLKKYIRCVEQIAQTFKRNLRL